A DNA window from Cobetia marina contains the following coding sequences:
- a CDS encoding polysaccharide biosynthesis/export family protein, with amino-acid sequence MTSSLARLTSWTQVSRRLSGIAMLAGLISGCTPLMLDDTPAEEHWQQVTYWPLELPTPQADDRFSHRPASDDQRLAAGDRVNVRVAGSELFDGSYEVDHDGRLRLPWLSPVDASNQTIDALAREITERLIQEELIRPGLAHVSVRLEEWAPLAVAVSGAVFFPGEALVNAREPEERMVRRDFAGGDASQQRRLSAALTTAGGVRPDADLSHVELIRDNQTQILDMRGLIDGEYAANPWLREGDRIHVPSSGAFQAALMRPSPITAPGIVIYASNLTTPANNNNVSNYTVLRSQVPYGVRMLQGVINANCVGGIQATSGSRRAVLVSTNPMTHQPVVVDRGIDDLLANPADVGVNPYLMPEDVVGCYDSGVTNIRDIARTLTDLLTPATLL; translated from the coding sequence ATGACGTCTTCCCTGGCACGCCTCACCTCATGGACCCAAGTCTCACGCCGCCTTTCGGGGATTGCCATGCTCGCCGGTCTGATCAGCGGCTGTACGCCGCTGATGCTGGACGACACCCCGGCCGAAGAGCACTGGCAACAGGTGACCTACTGGCCCCTGGAGCTGCCCACGCCGCAGGCCGATGATCGCTTTTCCCATCGGCCTGCAAGCGATGACCAGCGCCTGGCCGCCGGCGATCGAGTGAACGTCAGGGTCGCCGGCAGCGAGCTGTTCGATGGCAGCTACGAGGTGGATCACGATGGGCGTCTGCGCCTGCCCTGGCTCTCGCCGGTCGATGCCTCCAACCAGACCATCGATGCCCTGGCACGTGAGATCACCGAGCGTCTGATACAGGAAGAGCTGATCCGCCCGGGGCTGGCCCATGTCAGCGTTCGTCTCGAGGAATGGGCGCCGTTGGCGGTCGCCGTCTCCGGGGCAGTGTTCTTCCCGGGCGAAGCCCTCGTCAATGCCCGCGAACCGGAAGAGCGCATGGTGCGTCGCGACTTTGCCGGAGGCGATGCCAGCCAGCAACGGCGGCTGTCAGCGGCCTTGACCACGGCTGGCGGCGTGCGGCCGGACGCGGATTTGAGCCACGTCGAACTGATTCGCGACAACCAGACACAGATTCTCGACATGCGCGGCCTGATCGATGGCGAATATGCCGCCAACCCCTGGCTGCGTGAAGGGGATCGCATCCATGTGCCCTCTAGCGGTGCCTTCCAGGCAGCGCTGATGCGCCCGTCCCCCATCACCGCGCCGGGCATCGTCATCTATGCCTCCAACCTGACCACACCGGCCAACAACAACAATGTCAGCAATTACACGGTGCTGCGCTCCCAGGTGCCTTACGGCGTGCGCATGTTGCAGGGGGTGATCAACGCCAACTGTGTCGGTGGTATCCAGGCGACGTCCGGTTCGCGACGCGCCGTGCTGGTCAGCACCAATCCGATGACGCATCAACCGGTCGTGGTGGATCGCGGCATCGACGACCTGCTGGCCAATCCAGCGGACGTGGGCGTCAATCCGTATCTGATGCCGGAAGATGTCGTCGGCTGCTATGACTCAGGTGTCACCAACATCCGGGATATCGCCAGAACGCTGACGGACCTGCTGACGCCGGCCACTCTGCTGTAA
- a CDS encoding GumC family protein has translation MTESRSPDTPQDTAKPSLGRRMLGVLLGWAARGSSMRPRTRRAAYLLLTTAILSVIWGLTIAFIAVAPVTYTTSWTMILPGTGSGLSVNFESIGQASTSANSSYSSSSLDPKVNYRAIAESPAVLERAARTVDMHPDDYAKPKIKLTDQTALIAFQTSAPSARAALERANAHIDAFNEVIEQLRNDEQARREAVIRRSLETYDRTLKDTQRKLLDFQSTSGLVSMEQFKELTLSVEEFKDTLEMRDGELSALNARLTTLSSRLGLDASQAGGVIALQRDARYQALLTQAAEQAASLDEARGKWGERNPEVINLAAGLASLERSLASRMRELLPRQTSRNQNALRAAAGHANQDSLVGELITLDTQRRGVISELETGRANLAARQQRLDNSVAKAAQLQDLLREQQVATAVYTTALAKIDIGQIDPFASYPMLQILDPPPLPEKADSLGIKLAIVGALAASVFSIIGLILLWIRKPYLLRLQQSV, from the coding sequence ATGACAGAGTCCCGCTCACCCGACACGCCGCAAGACACGGCGAAGCCCTCACTGGGGCGTCGAATGCTTGGCGTATTGCTGGGCTGGGCAGCTCGTGGCTCCAGCATGCGCCCGCGCACCCGCCGCGCGGCCTATCTGTTGTTGACCACCGCCATCCTGAGTGTCATCTGGGGGCTGACCATCGCCTTCATCGCCGTGGCACCCGTCACCTATACCACCAGCTGGACGATGATCCTGCCGGGTACCGGCTCGGGGCTTTCGGTGAACTTCGAGAGCATCGGCCAGGCCAGCACCAGCGCCAACTCGTCCTATTCCAGTTCCTCGCTGGACCCCAAGGTCAACTACCGCGCCATCGCCGAGAGCCCTGCCGTGCTGGAGCGTGCCGCCAGGACGGTCGACATGCATCCCGACGATTACGCCAAGCCCAAGATCAAGCTGACCGACCAGACCGCCCTGATCGCCTTCCAGACCAGCGCACCGAGCGCCAGGGCCGCGCTTGAACGCGCCAATGCGCACATCGATGCCTTCAATGAGGTGATCGAACAGCTGCGCAACGATGAACAGGCGCGACGCGAAGCCGTCATCCGTCGCTCGCTCGAGACCTACGATCGCACGCTCAAGGACACCCAGCGCAAGCTGCTGGACTTCCAGTCCACGTCAGGCCTGGTCTCCATGGAGCAATTCAAGGAGCTGACACTGAGTGTCGAGGAGTTCAAGGACACCCTCGAGATGCGGGATGGCGAGCTGTCGGCGCTGAACGCCCGCCTCACCACCCTGTCCAGCCGACTGGGGCTCGATGCCAGTCAGGCGGGGGGCGTGATCGCACTGCAGCGTGATGCTCGCTACCAGGCGCTGCTGACGCAGGCAGCGGAGCAGGCGGCCAGTCTCGATGAAGCGCGCGGCAAATGGGGCGAGCGCAACCCGGAAGTCATCAATCTGGCCGCGGGGCTCGCTTCACTGGAACGCTCGCTGGCCTCACGCATGCGGGAGTTGCTGCCCCGCCAGACCTCACGCAACCAGAATGCACTGCGGGCCGCCGCCGGCCATGCCAACCAAGACAGCCTGGTCGGTGAGCTGATCACCCTGGACACCCAGCGGCGCGGCGTGATCAGCGAGCTCGAGACCGGACGCGCCAATCTGGCAGCTCGCCAGCAACGACTGGACAACAGTGTCGCCAAGGCGGCCCAGCTGCAGGACCTGCTGCGCGAGCAACAGGTCGCCACGGCGGTCTACACCACGGCACTGGCCAAGATCGACATCGGCCAGATCGACCCCTTCGCCAGCTACCCGATGCTGCAGATCCTCGACCCGCCGCCACTGCCCGAGAAGGCTGACTCGCTGGGCATCAAGCTGGCCATCGTCGGTGCGCTGGCCGCGAGCGTCTTCAGCATCATCGGCCTGATCCTCCTGTGGATCAGAAAACCCTACCTGCTGCGCTTGCAGCAAAGCGTGTGA
- a CDS encoding O-antigen ligase family protein gives MFSLKAGPEADVRPETPEERIIWFSITATYLFYLIGGLYVLAPVLAWSLVMRAAWLHLKGRQRFPRLPWPLWVWIIGMLVMEFSLLAGHLIENLGTGKLIKSSIGWAKGWALLAVFPIIGCLAIRPAVIIRAAMHVCLHTMLLLPVFVGAWLAGLPQVPFVSPLQAIGGPGPEFFAVSLYEIDPGSGMPRWRLFTPWAPAVGFVASIYFACALLEKHPIWKAIGIGGSVLMILMSGSRMALVSLVLISAGMFLLKRLHKPWLWFSFSGVSLIGGFLGAPILEAIDNFIAAFKGSRADSTRVRAALGRIAVDRWRNEAPWFGHGIVERGPHLVEYMPIGSHHSWYGLLFVKGIFGLFALLIPMLVSLLHLLRFVVGRPVVQLGLIMVGLLFVYSFGENLEILAYLIWPGLILIGKAHQLASLPASEGHIHNRGPVDVEASHPVPDAHPASAGNGDAAK, from the coding sequence ATGTTTTCCCTGAAGGCCGGGCCAGAGGCGGATGTCCGCCCCGAGACCCCGGAAGAGCGCATCATCTGGTTCTCGATCACCGCGACCTACCTGTTCTACCTGATCGGTGGACTCTACGTACTGGCCCCGGTGCTGGCCTGGTCTCTGGTGATGCGCGCCGCCTGGCTGCACCTCAAGGGCCGTCAACGCTTTCCGCGCCTCCCCTGGCCACTGTGGGTATGGATCATCGGCATGCTGGTGATGGAATTCTCGCTGCTGGCCGGCCATCTGATCGAGAATCTGGGCACCGGCAAGCTGATCAAGTCCTCCATCGGCTGGGCCAAGGGCTGGGCGCTGCTGGCGGTCTTCCCGATCATCGGCTGCCTGGCGATCCGCCCGGCGGTGATCATCCGCGCGGCCATGCACGTCTGCCTGCATACCATGCTGTTGCTGCCGGTGTTCGTCGGCGCCTGGCTGGCAGGGCTGCCCCAGGTGCCCTTCGTCTCGCCACTGCAGGCCATCGGGGGGCCGGGACCGGAATTCTTCGCCGTTTCCCTCTACGAGATCGACCCCGGCAGCGGCATGCCACGCTGGCGACTCTTTACCCCCTGGGCACCGGCGGTGGGCTTCGTCGCCAGCATCTACTTCGCCTGCGCCCTGCTGGAAAAGCACCCGATATGGAAGGCGATCGGCATCGGTGGCAGCGTGCTGATGATCCTGATGTCCGGCTCGCGCATGGCGCTGGTGTCGCTGGTATTGATCAGCGCCGGGATGTTCCTGCTCAAGCGCCTGCACAAGCCGTGGCTGTGGTTTAGCTTCTCCGGCGTGAGCTTGATCGGCGGCTTTCTCGGCGCGCCGATTCTGGAAGCCATCGACAACTTCATCGCCGCCTTCAAGGGCTCACGGGCGGACTCGACCCGCGTGCGCGCCGCGCTCGGGCGCATCGCGGTGGATCGCTGGCGCAACGAGGCACCGTGGTTCGGTCACGGCATCGTCGAGCGCGGCCCGCACCTGGTGGAGTATATGCCGATAGGCTCGCACCACAGCTGGTATGGACTGCTGTTCGTCAAGGGCATCTTCGGTCTGTTCGCGCTGTTGATTCCGATGCTGGTCAGCCTGCTGCATCTGCTGCGCTTCGTGGTCGGCCGGCCTGTCGTGCAGCTGGGACTGATCATGGTCGGGCTGCTGTTCGTCTACTCCTTCGGCGAGAACCTGGAGATCCTGGCCTATCTGATCTGGCCGGGGCTGATCCTGATCGGCAAGGCACACCAGCTGGCGAGCCTGCCCGCCAGTGAGGGGCATATCCACAACAGGGGGCCGGTGGATGTGGAGGCATCTCATCCCGTACCCGATGCCCACCCCGCCAGCGCAGGCAACGGTGATGCAGCGAAATGA
- a CDS encoding oligosaccharide flippase family protein — protein MGVITRLRTRLSGGGEGGNGRLIRNLAWMGMSQGVHRIARLGATLVAARMIVPESFGIAAIVLTAHEIMHAISNAAVVPALVQAGRDGYERLCRDAYWFNWVVCLGLMALQMALAPLLAYLYDAPDLTLPLMALALIFPMLPPAAINAARILRSNRLHVTARIEMGQSIGEALGVMLLAAMGAGFWALILPKLIVTPIWTLSYRWCESWRIDERPSTLWSRPLMRFARPMMGVEVVSVLRQQMDYLLVGALFAMDVLGVYFFAFNAGLGISLGLLRAYSTAIFPQLCGDMTSRERLARMHHGMRLFALVAVPAIIAQSLLAPWYVPILFGEAWVERGALPILILICLSALPRILLDSCGQLLRAQGMPGADLKLQIFMTLMLGAGMFAGVPFGINGVAAGILVGISLAALPGYLWTRRLILDQDGLMTHTSTQPPDSPDTPHAASTASLSPDRDVQEARP, from the coding sequence ATGGGAGTGATCACGCGACTCAGGACACGCCTGTCAGGTGGCGGAGAAGGCGGCAATGGCCGACTGATCCGCAACCTGGCATGGATGGGCATGTCGCAAGGGGTTCACCGTATTGCCCGACTGGGTGCCACCCTGGTGGCCGCACGCATGATCGTGCCGGAATCTTTCGGTATCGCCGCCATCGTGCTCACCGCACACGAGATCATGCACGCCATCTCCAATGCCGCCGTGGTGCCTGCCTTGGTACAGGCCGGTCGCGACGGGTATGAGCGTCTGTGCCGCGATGCCTACTGGTTCAATTGGGTGGTGTGCCTTGGCCTGATGGCGCTGCAGATGGCACTGGCCCCGCTGCTGGCCTACCTCTATGACGCTCCCGATCTGACCCTGCCGTTGATGGCGCTGGCGCTGATCTTCCCGATGCTGCCCCCCGCCGCCATCAACGCGGCGCGCATTCTGCGCAGCAACCGCCTGCACGTCACGGCCCGCATCGAGATGGGCCAGAGCATCGGCGAGGCACTCGGCGTGATGCTGCTGGCCGCCATGGGAGCCGGGTTCTGGGCGCTGATCCTGCCCAAACTGATCGTGACGCCCATCTGGACATTGAGCTACCGCTGGTGCGAGTCATGGCGCATCGATGAGCGCCCCTCCACGCTGTGGTCGCGTCCGCTGATGCGCTTCGCGCGCCCGATGATGGGCGTCGAGGTGGTCTCGGTGCTACGTCAGCAGATGGATTACCTGCTGGTCGGCGCCCTGTTCGCCATGGACGTGCTCGGGGTCTACTTCTTCGCCTTCAATGCCGGACTCGGTATCAGCCTTGGCCTCCTGCGCGCCTACTCCACCGCCATCTTCCCGCAGCTGTGTGGCGACATGACCTCGCGTGAGCGACTGGCGCGCATGCACCACGGCATGCGCCTGTTCGCGCTGGTCGCGGTGCCCGCCATCATCGCCCAGAGCCTGCTGGCGCCCTGGTACGTGCCGATCCTGTTCGGGGAGGCCTGGGTCGAGCGTGGTGCCCTGCCGATCCTGATCCTGATCTGCCTCTCGGCCCTGCCGCGCATTCTGCTCGACAGCTGCGGCCAGCTGCTGCGCGCCCAGGGCATGCCCGGGGCAGACCTCAAGCTGCAGATCTTCATGACGCTGATGCTCGGCGCCGGCATGTTCGCTGGCGTGCCCTTCGGCATCAACGGCGTCGCGGCCGGCATTCTGGTCGGCATCAGCCTGGCCGCCCTGCCCGGCTATCTGTGGACACGTCGGCTGATCCTCGATCAGGACGGCTTGATGACACATACATCGACCCAGCCACCAGACTCGCCAGACACACCTCACGCAGCATCCACCGCATCGCTTTCCCCAGACAGGGACGTCCAGGAGGCCAGACCATGA
- a CDS encoding glycosyltransferase family 2 protein produces MTPTFSVIMPIYNVERFVTAAIDSVLAQEDGDLELLIIDDCSPDGSRAICEAYDDPRITLISHPVNRGLAGARNTGVRAAQGRYLAFLDSDDIWEPAKLARHREHLEARPEVGLSFSRSAFIDADGAPLDYYQMPSLTDITPGLLFCRNPVGNGSAPVIRREILEAIAFDCEVKGGGVLPCYFDESLRQSEDIECWTRIALKTGTTVEGIPEPLTRYRLNEGGLSAQLERQYQSWLAIVELTRAYAPDFIEQWYPRAQAYQLRYLARQAIRLRDGKAAWDYVRRAIKAWPGIWKAEFGRTAATAGAALMLRVMPERLYLRCEGLAQGIIGKAQKKKIDNDPRPRSVTPERQQDAHEAESP; encoded by the coding sequence ATGACCCCGACCTTTTCGGTCATCATGCCGATCTACAACGTCGAACGTTTCGTCACGGCCGCCATCGACAGCGTGCTGGCGCAGGAGGATGGCGATCTTGAACTGCTCATCATCGATGACTGCTCCCCCGATGGCAGCCGGGCGATCTGCGAAGCCTATGACGACCCGCGCATCACACTGATCTCTCATCCGGTCAATCGCGGTCTGGCCGGGGCGCGCAATACCGGCGTGCGCGCCGCACAGGGCCGTTATCTGGCCTTCCTCGACTCCGATGACATCTGGGAGCCCGCGAAACTTGCGCGCCACCGCGAGCACCTCGAGGCACGCCCCGAGGTAGGCCTGTCCTTCTCGCGCTCGGCCTTCATCGATGCCGACGGCGCACCGCTGGACTACTACCAGATGCCGAGCCTGACCGACATCACGCCGGGGCTGCTGTTCTGTCGCAACCCGGTGGGCAACGGCTCAGCGCCAGTCATCCGCCGCGAGATTCTCGAGGCCATCGCCTTCGACTGCGAGGTCAAGGGAGGTGGCGTGCTGCCCTGCTACTTCGATGAAAGCCTGCGTCAGAGCGAAGACATCGAGTGCTGGACACGCATCGCCCTCAAGACCGGCACCACGGTGGAAGGCATTCCCGAGCCGCTGACCCGCTACCGCCTCAATGAAGGCGGGCTTTCCGCACAGCTGGAGCGCCAGTACCAGAGCTGGCTGGCGATCGTCGAGCTGACACGCGCCTATGCGCCCGACTTCATCGAACAATGGTATCCCCGCGCCCAGGCCTACCAGCTGCGCTATCTGGCACGCCAGGCGATTCGACTGCGTGACGGCAAGGCCGCCTGGGATTATGTCCGCCGCGCCATCAAGGCCTGGCCAGGCATCTGGAAGGCCGAATTCGGCCGCACTGCGGCCACGGCAGGCGCCGCACTGATGCTGCGCGTGATGCCCGAGCGCCTTTATCTGCGCTGTGAAGGGCTCGCCCAGGGCATCATCGGCAAGGCCCAGAAGAAGAAGATCGACAATGATCCACGCCCACGGTCCGTCACGCCAGAACGCCAGCAGGACGCTCACGAAGCGGAGTCGCCATGA
- a CDS encoding WecB/TagA/CpsF family glycosyltransferase, with protein sequence MMSQSIDQTLFTTEHVRTLPHVKVLGVPFVNTSLETCLRLLKSWISDPQPRTVNFVNAHCLNVAQHDRYYLQVLHDSDLLLPDGSGVKLACRMLDQELEANLNGTDLLPHLCDMLVEDGKRLFLLGAAPGVAERMAEKLKERWPDLEISGVHHGFIGPEIIEDVLAQINQGTDLLLVAMGVPAQEKWIAAHRERLEVPVVMGVGGLFDFYSQRIPRAPGVVRKLGMEWAWRLLMEPRRMFKRYVLGNPSFLLSVRKYGEEAIPGRGLWMKSRSNWRHFRWRVSNWLTPRARRTMDIVGASGVLLVLSPLLLGTLLAIRLESPGAILFGQERIGRHGKPFKLWKFRSMYIDAEERLRELQAANESEGGVLFKMKQDPRITRVGRVIRKLSIDELPQLWNVLRGEMALVGPRPALAREVALYEARARMRLDATPGLTGLWQVSGRSDLSFEQQIHLDLFYLHRQGIKEDIKLLLRTIPAVLTSRGAY encoded by the coding sequence ATGATGAGTCAATCCATCGATCAGACGCTTTTCACCACTGAGCACGTCAGGACACTGCCACACGTCAAGGTGCTGGGCGTGCCTTTCGTCAACACCAGTCTCGAGACCTGTCTGCGCCTGCTCAAGAGCTGGATCAGCGACCCGCAGCCGCGCACGGTCAATTTCGTCAATGCGCACTGCCTGAACGTGGCACAGCATGATCGCTATTACCTGCAGGTACTGCATGACAGCGACCTGCTGCTGCCGGATGGCAGTGGCGTGAAGCTGGCCTGCCGCATGCTCGACCAGGAGCTGGAAGCCAACCTCAATGGCACCGACCTGCTGCCGCATCTGTGCGACATGCTGGTCGAGGATGGCAAGCGGCTGTTTTTGCTCGGGGCCGCGCCAGGCGTCGCCGAGCGGATGGCGGAGAAACTCAAGGAGCGCTGGCCAGATCTGGAGATCAGTGGCGTGCACCATGGTTTCATCGGGCCGGAAATCATCGAGGACGTTCTGGCACAGATCAATCAGGGCACTGACCTGCTGCTGGTGGCGATGGGCGTGCCCGCTCAGGAAAAATGGATCGCTGCACACCGAGAACGCCTCGAGGTACCGGTGGTGATGGGCGTCGGTGGCCTGTTCGACTTCTATTCCCAACGCATTCCGCGTGCGCCAGGTGTCGTGCGCAAGCTTGGCATGGAGTGGGCCTGGCGTCTGCTGATGGAGCCACGCCGCATGTTCAAGCGCTATGTGCTTGGCAATCCGAGCTTCCTGCTGAGCGTGCGCAAGTATGGCGAGGAGGCCATCCCCGGCCGAGGCCTGTGGATGAAGTCACGCTCCAACTGGCGGCATTTTCGATGGCGAGTGAGCAACTGGCTGACCCCACGCGCACGCCGCACGATGGACATCGTCGGCGCCAGCGGTGTGCTGCTGGTGCTGTCACCGTTGCTGCTGGGCACTCTGCTGGCCATTCGCCTGGAATCCCCCGGGGCCATCCTGTTTGGACAGGAGCGCATCGGACGGCATGGCAAGCCTTTCAAGCTGTGGAAGTTCCGCTCGATGTATATCGACGCGGAAGAGCGCCTGCGTGAACTGCAGGCCGCCAACGAGAGTGAGGGCGGTGTGCTGTTCAAGATGAAGCAGGACCCCCGGATCACGCGGGTGGGACGCGTGATCCGCAAGCTGTCCATCGATGAACTGCCGCAACTGTGGAACGTGCTGCGCGGCGAGATGGCGCTGGTGGGGCCGCGCCCCGCGCTCGCCCGCGAGGTGGCGTTGTATGAGGCTCGCGCCCGCATGCGCCTGGATGCCACCCCGGGGCTGACCGGCCTGTGGCAGGTGTCCGGACGCTCCGATCTGTCCTTCGAGCAACAGATTCATCTGGATCTCTTCTACCTGCACCGTCAGGGCATCAAGGAGGACATCAAGCTGCTGTTGCGCACGATTCCTGCCGTCCTGACCAGTCGCGGAGCCTATTGA
- a CDS encoding glycosyltransferase family protein has product MHVILLADRLGQEIAPIDRRYSPALLPIAGRSVLERNLDLLVGRGVTHISLIIARDPEWFRARLADGSRWGIELDILPMPGERDPREQLKRLGAMAALPAPVLRADVLLMPEWFMPDSLDISELAMTLEAPLCLPSSLKDPALGRLHWRDVRDNSRLGPALLGSLSHYHALVMQALATDDTRLSPHGERGVLPGEQDLHHVYYAAGATRLDESRLSGGFAGITTHVEPGVLLQGRCCVEQGSYVEEGAMLEDCVILPFTRVHGGQQMTAGILFEGEALDERAPHWFKDRRQAGAASQRGVAYRNPARPQWQERLLAGLISVVVRPLGARHKALVHRLRQVQNGHMRLLGILPEHAPPPLDRVGVSSAGALQPPDWRATPDAFAATLEAIQVGQTPGLRAALREAWRLRQQGKQQ; this is encoded by the coding sequence ATGCATGTGATCCTGTTGGCAGACCGCCTCGGTCAGGAGATCGCGCCGATTGACCGCCGTTATTCTCCGGCCCTGCTGCCGATCGCCGGCCGCAGCGTGCTGGAACGCAATCTCGATCTGCTGGTCGGGCGCGGCGTGACGCATATCAGTCTGATCATCGCCCGTGACCCCGAATGGTTCCGGGCACGACTCGCCGATGGCTCACGCTGGGGGATCGAGCTCGACATCCTGCCGATGCCCGGGGAGCGCGACCCGCGTGAGCAGCTCAAGCGCCTCGGGGCCATGGCGGCCCTGCCCGCCCCGGTATTGCGCGCCGATGTACTGCTGATGCCGGAGTGGTTCATGCCCGACAGTCTGGACATCAGTGAGCTGGCCATGACGCTTGAGGCACCGCTTTGCCTGCCATCCTCTCTCAAGGACCCGGCCCTTGGCCGACTGCATTGGCGTGATGTGCGCGACAACTCCCGGCTGGGGCCAGCCCTGCTGGGCTCGCTGTCGCATTACCACGCTCTGGTGATGCAGGCTCTGGCGACCGACGACACACGCCTGTCACCCCATGGGGAGCGCGGTGTGCTGCCCGGCGAGCAGGACCTGCACCACGTCTATTATGCCGCCGGCGCGACGCGCCTGGATGAATCGCGCCTCAGCGGAGGCTTTGCCGGCATCACCACCCATGTGGAGCCCGGCGTGCTGCTGCAGGGACGCTGCTGTGTCGAGCAGGGCAGCTATGTGGAAGAAGGCGCCATGCTCGAGGACTGCGTCATCCTGCCCTTCACCCGTGTGCATGGTGGTCAACAGATGACCGCCGGCATCCTGTTTGAAGGGGAGGCACTCGATGAGCGCGCCCCCCACTGGTTCAAGGACCGACGCCAGGCGGGAGCAGCCTCTCAGCGTGGCGTGGCCTATCGCAACCCGGCACGCCCTCAATGGCAGGAACGTCTCCTGGCCGGCTTGATCAGCGTGGTGGTCCGGCCTCTGGGAGCGCGCCACAAGGCGCTCGTGCATCGTCTGCGCCAGGTACAGAACGGTCACATGCGCTTGCTGGGCATACTGCCGGAACATGCCCCGCCCCCACTGGACCGAGTCGGCGTCAGCAGCGCCGGGGCTCTCCAGCCTCCTGACTGGCGTGCCACGCCGGACGCCTTCGCCGCGACGCTGGAGGCCATTCAGGTCGGGCAGACCCCGGGCCTGCGCGCAGCCTTGCGGGAAGCCTGGCGGCTGCGCCAGCAAGGCAAGCAGCAGTGA